The Pseudoalteromonas ruthenica genome has a window encoding:
- a CDS encoding ribbon-helix-helix domain-containing protein: MCELYASTPPERYSVKKRSIRIQGVVTSLALENEIWHTLERIAAQEQLPLAEFISTLYQEVIERHGSITNLASMLRVTCLTYLDQCKQS, translated from the coding sequence ATGTGTGAACTCTATGCATCAACTCCCCCCGAGCGCTACAGTGTTAAAAAGCGCTCTATTCGTATTCAAGGTGTGGTTACCAGCCTCGCTTTAGAAAATGAAATTTGGCATACCTTGGAACGCATTGCTGCCCAAGAGCAGCTGCCCTTAGCGGAATTTATTTCCACCTTGTATCAGGAGGTGATTGAGCGTCATGGCAGCATAACCAACCTTGCCTCAATGCTAAGAGTCACGTGTTTAACGTACTTAGACCAGTGTAAACAAAGCTGA
- a CDS encoding VOC family protein produces the protein MAKMIHSMIRVKDAQRSIQFYHDVFALQVKRRVDFADFSLIYLANEHSSFELELTWNHHSDSDYDLGNGYGHLAFAEEHLESLHGKAIAAGYQPKEIKSFYNGDDLVAKFFFIKDPDGYDIEVIERSEVYR, from the coding sequence ATGGCCAAAATGATTCATTCCATGATCCGCGTGAAAGACGCGCAACGTTCGATTCAATTTTACCACGATGTATTCGCATTGCAGGTGAAAAGAAGGGTCGATTTTGCTGATTTCTCACTTATTTATTTAGCTAATGAACACAGCAGCTTTGAATTAGAGCTGACCTGGAATCATCACAGTGATAGCGATTATGACTTGGGTAACGGCTATGGCCACCTCGCTTTTGCCGAAGAGCATCTCGAGTCGCTGCACGGCAAAGCCATCGCCGCAGGCTATCAACCCAAAGAAATTAAGTCCTTTTATAATGGTGATGACTTAGTCGCTAAGTTTTTCTTTATCAAAGACCCTGACGGCTATGATATTGAAGTGATCGAACGCTCAGAGGTGTACAGGTAG